The following proteins are co-located in the Triticum aestivum cultivar Chinese Spring chromosome 1A, IWGSC CS RefSeq v2.1, whole genome shotgun sequence genome:
- the LOC123052481 gene encoding uncharacterized protein yields the protein MPPATDSAAGLAAAGLAASTPRAAAEAVSSVADFLRRHHSGADQPRAFFADALPALLFRLFVSSSPASRCFLDLAAGDPALVDLIASLLAPSGPLLVAISAADRHSLARFTFPRERLPDWLGFALSSTAASSDKVISPLLAGRVGSKLHLSVFEYYLFWFAYYPISAATAKAAAGASKGSTSTSKPSLKPRVLLESWVSTLASTAGRNPDRKPDRSLYLKLLYAYLKEFVPSDCAPPRGGFGTLLHRNVRDGVEAAGSFRRAEFFVHTLVQFWLVGDGFSPLPVRTCRSYGLPLLSLLSRSNPTLSERLPAPGLGDAVKLLVMYLNRSGVCKLADAANVFDGMLLRKESCDSPAGYWNPLMQRPLYRFVLRTFMFCSRDADIKNIAQVFSAWMVYMEPWKGQQDDLNEYDLPPPGGRNVNCVSDRKMQRCDVGYSPAWQGFVLSNYLFYSSLVVHFLGFAHKFIHSDVASVLQMVSKVLEVLGSPELLGLIYKVDAAYHSRVSDSQSCCLDDVLKYVPTIREQLQDWEDGLSKHSTDGSFLYMAKNANLRLFSFDDDGAYNLLQLLLLRAETEIQRLPGDAMRTRHTLDVIKSNMRKVFYKHVESFQAKNLPQGEHKQHHGRGDLFVPKHPSPGKNKLADMQYSGDWMLRPISDTEVAWLARLLICFSAWLNETLRLVHADTDAVPTGPTIIKVDQNEQSRVGGPKDAARMVLVGVFTLLTVAAQWILQFMRTHKIRINLRILASKKLLAVAAMLCMVYSIAKNMLS from the exons ATGCCGCCGGCGACCGACTCCGCGGCCGGCCTcgcggcggccggcctcgccgcgtccacgccgcgggccgcggcggaggccgTCTCGTCGGTCGCCGACTTCCTCCGCCGCCACCACTCCGGCGCGGACCAGCCGCGCGCCTTCTTCGCCGACGCGCTCCCggcgctcctcttccgcctgttCGTCTCCAGTTCCCCCGCCTCGCGGTGCTTCCTCGACCTCGCCGCTGGCGACCCCGCCCTCGTCGACCTCATCGCGTCGCTCCTCGCCCCCTCCGGGCCGCTCCTCGTCGCCATCTCCGCCGCGGATCGCCACTCCCTCGCTCGCTTCACCTTCCCGCGCGAGCGGCTCCCCGATTGGCTCGGTTTCGCGCTGTCGTCCACCGCGGCCTCCTCCGATAAGGTGATCTCGCCGCTCCTTGCCGGCCGCGTCGGCTCCAAGCTTCATCTCTCGGTGTTCGAGTACTACCTTTTCTGGTTCGCGTACTACCCCATCTCCGCCGCCACGGCCAAGGCTGCCGCGGGCGCCTCGAAAGGGTCGACCTCCACTTCGAAACCCTCGCTTAAGCCACGCGTTCTCCTCGAGAGTTGGGTGTCCACCCTCGCATCCACGGCCGGCCGCAATCCGGATCGGAAGCCCGATAGATCGCTATACCTGAAGCTTCTGTACGCCTACCTTAAGGAGTTCGTGCCCAGCGATTGCGCCCCGCCCCGCGGTGGTTTTGGTACATTGCTGCATCGGAATGTCAGAGATGGTGTGGAAGCTGCTGGATCCTTCAGGCGAGCCGAGTTCTTCGTGCACACACTCGTACAGTTCTGGCTTGTTGGGGACGGTTTCTCGCCGCTGCCTGTTCGGACTTGCCGTTCCTATGGGTTGCCTTTACTGTCACTTCTGTCTCGTTCAAATCCTACACTGTCCGAGAGACTGCCAGCTCCAGGACTTGGCGATGCAGTGAAGCTGTTGGTGATGTATTTGAACAGGAGCGGTGTCTGCAAACTTGCTGATGCAGCCAATGTGTTTGATGGAATGCTCTTAAGGAAGGAGTCATGTGACAGTCCCGCTGGCTACTGGAATCCATTGATGCAGAGACCATTGTATCGGTTTGTGCTAAGGACGTTCATGTTCTGCTCCAGGGATGCAGATATCAAGAACATTGCTCAGGTTTTTTCTGCATGGATGGTCTATATGGAACCATGGAAGGGTCAGCAGGATGACTTGAATGAGTACGATCTGCCACCTCCTGGTGGGCGAAATGTGAATTGCGTTAGCGATAGAAAGATGCAAAGGTGTGATGTAGGGTACTCTCCAGCATGGCAGGGCTTCGTGCTGTCCAACTATTTGTTCTATAGTTCACTGGTAGTCCATTTCTTGGGGTTTGCTCATAAGTTTATTCATTCTGATGTCGCTTCAGTGCTGCAAATGGTATCAAAG GTATTGGAAGTTTTGGGTTCCCCGGAATTATTGGGGCTTATCTACAAAGTTGATGCTGCTTATCATTCTAGAGTTTCTGATTCTCAGTCATGTTGTTTGGATGATGTGCTCAAGTATGTGCCAACTATCCGTGAGCAGCTACAG GACTGGGAGGATGGGTTGTCAAAACATAGCACTGATGGGTCTTTCTTGTATATGGCGAAGAACGCTAACCTAAGGCTTTTCAGTTTTGATGATGACGGGGCCTACAACTTGCTTCAG TTACTGTTGCTAAGGGCTGAGACTGAGATTCAACGTTTACCAGGTGATGCTATGCGAACTCGCCATACTTTGGATGTAATCAAATCTAATATGAGAAAGGTATTCTACAAGCATGTGGAAAGCTTCCAGGCGAAGAATCTTCCACAGGGAGAACACAAGCAGCATCATGGACGTGGTGATCTATTCGTACCTAAGCATCCAAGTCCAGGGAAAAACAAACTGGCTGATATGCAATATAGCGGTGACTGGATGTTGAGGCCCATCTCAGACACTGAAGTGGCCTGGCTTGCAAGGCTGCTGATATGTTTTTCAGCTTGGCTTAATGAAACCCTTCGACTTGTACATGCTGATACAGATGCTGTCCCGACAGGCCCAACCATCATCAAGGTCGATCAAAATGAACAAAGCAGAGTTGGAGGCCCAAAGGATGCTGCCAGAATGGTGCTTGTCGGTGTCTTTACGTTGCTCACTGTGGCGGCGCAATGGATCCTGCAGTTCATGAGGACGCACAAGATTAGGATCAATCTCAGAATTCTTGCATCCAAAAAGCTCCTGGCAGTTGCTGCTATGCTGTGCATGGTGTATAGTATAGCAAAGAATATGTTGTCTTGA